One window of Staphylococcus chromogenes genomic DNA carries:
- a CDS encoding betaine/proline/choline family ABC transporter ATP-binding protein (Members of the family are the ATP-binding subunit of ABC transporters for substrates such as betaine, L-proline or other amino acids, choline, carnitine, etc. The substrate specificity is best determined from the substrate-binding subunit, rather than this subunit, as it interacts with the permease subunit and not with substrate directly.), giving the protein MLSIKNLSKVYAGSKKAVDNMNIEIQQGEFIAFIGTSGSGKTTALRMINRMIEATEGQIMINGKDVRQMNTVQLRRSIGYVIQQIGLMPHMTVRENIVLVPKLLKWSQEKKDAKARELIKLVDLPEEYLDRYPSELSGGQQQRIGVIRALAAEQDIILMDEPFGALDPITRDTLQDLVKKLQQKLGKTFIFVTHDMDEAIKLADKICIMSYGKVIQYDTPDNILRHPANDFVRDFIGQNRLIQDRPNVRKVEDAMITPITITADQSLNDAVQLMRNKRIDTLFVVNHENRLLGFLDIEDINQGLRAHAELIDVIQRDVYTVPYDSKLQDSVRTILKRNVRNVPVVDAENHIIGLITRANLVDIVYDSIWGDPEEGVTTSEQDIAPTQDATSDTGVERS; this is encoded by the coding sequence ATGTTAAGTATTAAAAACTTATCAAAAGTCTATGCTGGGAGTAAGAAGGCTGTAGACAATATGAATATTGAGATTCAGCAAGGGGAGTTTATCGCTTTTATAGGCACGAGTGGTAGCGGTAAAACGACGGCATTACGTATGATTAATCGCATGATTGAAGCGACGGAAGGTCAAATTATGATTAACGGCAAAGACGTGCGTCAAATGAACACCGTACAACTGCGTCGAAGTATCGGTTACGTGATTCAACAAATTGGACTTATGCCACATATGACCGTCAGAGAAAATATCGTGCTCGTACCGAAATTATTAAAATGGTCTCAAGAAAAGAAAGATGCCAAAGCACGTGAACTTATTAAATTGGTGGATTTGCCGGAAGAGTATTTAGACCGTTATCCTTCAGAGTTATCTGGGGGTCAACAACAACGGATTGGTGTTATTCGTGCCCTTGCGGCTGAGCAAGATATTATCTTAATGGATGAACCTTTCGGGGCGCTTGACCCGATTACACGTGATACGTTACAAGACTTAGTGAAGAAGCTACAACAAAAATTAGGCAAAACTTTTATATTTGTGACACATGACATGGATGAAGCGATTAAACTGGCGGACAAAATCTGTATTATGTCATACGGCAAAGTGATTCAATATGATACACCGGACAATATTTTAAGACATCCGGCCAACGATTTTGTGCGTGATTTTATTGGTCAGAACCGTTTAATTCAAGACCGTCCAAATGTGCGTAAAGTGGAAGATGCGATGATTACGCCGATTACGATTACGGCAGATCAATCACTGAACGATGCGGTGCAGTTAATGCGTAATAAACGGATTGATACGCTCTTTGTCGTGAATCATGAAAACCGCTTACTCGGCTTTCTCGATATTGAAGATATCAATCAAGGGTTACGTGCGCATGCGGAACTCATCGATGTGATTCAGCGCGATGTGTACACGGTGCCTTATGATAGTAAGCTACAAGACTCGGTGCGTACCATTTTAAAACGAAATGTGCGGAATGTGCCGGTGGTTGATGCTGAAAATCATATTATCGGACTGATTACACGTGCCAATCTTGTCGATATTGTTTATGACAGTATTTGGGGCGATCCTGAAGAAGGTGTAACAACGTCAGAACAAGACATAGCTCCAACACAAGATGCAACGTCGGATACTGGAGTTGAGCGCTCATGA
- a CDS encoding ABC transporter permease, translated as MMNFIANNASDLFSKTMEHLYISVIALIIAIIVSVPLGILLTRTKRLAKVSLTVASILQTIPTLAVLALMIPLFGVGKVPAIIALFFYVLLPILNNTIIGVESIDKNVREAGKSMGMTEFQLMKDVELPLALPMILSGIRLSSVYVISWATLASFIGAGGLGDYIFNGLNLYDANMIITATILITVLALLVDLILSRIEKWIVPKGLKVSR; from the coding sequence ATGATGAATTTCATTGCGAATAACGCCAGTGATTTATTTTCGAAAACGATGGAGCATCTCTATATTTCAGTCATTGCGCTTATCATCGCGATTATCGTCTCTGTACCACTCGGTATTTTGCTAACACGAACGAAGCGTTTGGCTAAAGTGTCATTAACCGTGGCCAGTATCCTTCAAACGATACCAACGTTAGCGGTTTTGGCGTTAATGATTCCATTATTTGGTGTTGGGAAAGTCCCAGCAATTATCGCACTCTTTTTCTATGTGCTCTTACCGATTTTGAATAATACGATTATCGGTGTTGAAAGTATTGATAAAAATGTTCGAGAAGCGGGCAAAAGTATGGGAATGACTGAGTTTCAACTCATGAAAGATGTCGAGTTACCGCTCGCGTTACCGATGATTTTAAGTGGGATTCGGCTCTCCTCTGTGTATGTCATTAGTTGGGCCACGTTAGCAAGTTTTATCGGGGCTGGCGGTCTCGGTGACTACATTTTTAACGGTTTAAATTTGTACGATGCCAATATGATCATTACAGCAACGATTTTAATCACCGTCCTCGCGTTATTGGTGGACTTGATTTTATCGCGTATTGAGAAATGGATTGTACCTAAAGGATTAAAAGTTTCTAGATAA
- a CDS encoding osmoprotectant ABC transporter substrate-binding protein has protein sequence MKRYQKYIAVVVLCLTVLSGCSLPGLKNASAPDEVQITALATSESQIMSHMLRLLIEHDTNGKIKPTIINNLGSSTIQHNAIVDGQANMSGTRYTGTDLTGTLKMDPIIDPKKAMAATQKGFKEKYNQTFFNSYGFDNTFALMVTQETAKKYHLEKVSDLKKYAPNLRLGMDTTWENREVDGYPAFQRKYGFKFGENRPMQIGLVYDALENGSLDVAVGYSTDGRIAAYNLKVLKDDEHFFPPYDASPLASDKLLKERPELKPIIQKLEGKISTKEMQNLNYQADGEGQEPAIVAQKFLEKHDYFDHDKGGQK, from the coding sequence ATGAAACGTTATCAAAAGTATATTGCAGTTGTTGTCCTTTGCCTCACGGTGTTATCTGGATGTAGTTTACCAGGACTTAAAAATGCGTCTGCACCGGATGAGGTTCAAATTACCGCATTGGCAACATCAGAATCACAAATTATGTCTCACATGTTGAGATTGCTTATTGAACATGATACAAATGGAAAAATTAAACCAACAATTATTAATAACTTAGGCTCAAGTACGATTCAACATAATGCGATTGTCGATGGTCAAGCCAATATGTCTGGTACGCGTTATACGGGCACAGACTTGACAGGTACGCTTAAAATGGATCCGATTATCGATCCAAAAAAAGCGATGGCCGCGACACAAAAAGGATTTAAAGAGAAATACAATCAAACGTTTTTTAATTCTTACGGTTTTGATAATACGTTTGCGTTAATGGTAACACAAGAAACGGCTAAAAAGTATCACTTAGAAAAAGTGTCTGACTTGAAAAAATATGCGCCTAATTTGCGCCTAGGCATGGATACGACATGGGAAAACCGTGAAGTAGATGGTTATCCAGCATTCCAACGTAAATACGGTTTCAAATTTGGTGAAAATCGCCCAATGCAAATCGGTTTAGTTTATGATGCGTTAGAAAATGGCAGTTTAGACGTTGCGGTCGGTTATTCGACTGATGGACGTATTGCGGCGTATAACTTAAAAGTCTTAAAAGATGATGAACATTTCTTCCCACCTTATGATGCCAGTCCGCTCGCTTCAGACAAATTGTTGAAAGAACGTCCAGAATTAAAGCCAATCATTCAAAAATTAGAAGGTAAAATTTCAACAAAAGAGATGCAAAATTTAAACTATCAAGCGGATGGCGAAGGGCAAGAACCTGCCATTGTGGCACAGAAATTTTTAGAAAAACATGATTACTTTGATCATGACAAAGGAGGCCAAAAATAA
- a CDS encoding ABC transporter permease: MSGNIIQQLWSYYHTNYGYLWELFMNHLLMSIYGVLFAAIIGIPLGIIIARYGKLSTTVITIANIIQTVPVIAMLAILMLGIGLGMNTVIFAVFLYALLPIIKNTYTGIQGVDANIKDAGKGMGMTRNQVLRMIELPLSLSVIIGGLRIALVVAIGVVAVGSFIGAPTLGDLIIRGTNATDGTLFIVAGALPIVVIVLLVDILLRMLENKLDPLKRTNKNSATSH; encoded by the coding sequence ATGTCAGGGAATATTATTCAACAACTTTGGTCTTACTACCACACCAATTATGGCTATTTGTGGGAGCTATTTATGAACCATTTATTAATGTCGATTTATGGGGTGCTCTTTGCGGCGATTATCGGGATTCCGCTTGGGATTATCATTGCCCGTTACGGTAAATTGTCAACAACCGTCATTACGATAGCCAATATCATTCAAACCGTGCCTGTCATTGCGATGCTTGCGATTTTAATGTTAGGGATTGGTCTAGGGATGAACACAGTTATTTTCGCAGTGTTTTTATACGCACTCTTACCGATTATTAAAAATACGTATACCGGCATTCAAGGGGTAGACGCCAATATTAAAGATGCCGGAAAAGGGATGGGGATGACGCGCAATCAAGTGTTACGCATGATTGAATTGCCGTTATCACTCTCTGTCATTATTGGTGGACTTAGAATTGCGCTCGTCGTCGCGATTGGCGTCGTTGCGGTCGGTTCATTTATTGGTGCGCCGACGCTCGGAGATCTTATCATTCGAGGGACGAATGCGACGGACGGGACGCTCTTTATTGTAGCCGGGGCGTTACCCATCGTGGTTATTGTTTTACTTGTAGACATTCTTTTACGTATGCTAGAGAACAAGTTAGATCCTTTAAAACGGACAAACAAAAATTCAGCAACCTCTCATTAA
- a CDS encoding alpha/beta hydrolase: MAFMEFNYKSKTLGMHQSCAVILPEDTSFFDTERSPKPLKSLLLLHGLSSDHMSYMRYTSIERYANAHQLAIIMPNADHSFYTNMKYGHSYYDYILEVWDYVHQVLPLSMEREDNFIAGHSMGGYGTIRFALTAGERFSKAAPLSAAIDVGQLVHYTYPDFKPQAIAGDDYNPVGTPFDPYYLVDEAIKEGRPIPELLFMCGTEDDLYQSNVDFVEALKSKQIPCQMISGAGAHDYAYWDKAIETVIAKFTE; the protein is encoded by the coding sequence ATGGCATTCATGGAATTTAACTACAAATCAAAAACACTCGGGATGCATCAATCTTGTGCGGTGATTTTACCTGAAGATACCAGTTTTTTTGATACGGAACGTTCCCCTAAGCCATTAAAATCATTGTTATTGTTACACGGGTTATCGAGTGATCACATGTCGTATATGCGCTATACATCGATTGAGCGTTATGCGAATGCGCATCAATTAGCGATCATTATGCCAAATGCCGACCACAGCTTTTATACAAATATGAAATATGGTCATAGTTATTATGATTATATTCTTGAAGTGTGGGATTACGTGCATCAAGTGTTGCCATTATCTATGGAGCGAGAAGATAATTTTATTGCCGGACATTCGATGGGCGGTTATGGCACGATTCGTTTTGCTTTAACCGCGGGAGAACGCTTTTCAAAAGCGGCCCCATTGTCTGCGGCAATCGATGTGGGTCAGTTGGTGCATTATACGTATCCAGACTTTAAACCTCAAGCGATTGCGGGCGATGATTACAATCCGGTAGGGACACCATTTGATCCGTATTATCTTGTGGACGAAGCCATCAAAGAAGGGCGACCGATACCTGAGTTGTTATTCATGTGTGGCACAGAGGATGACCTCTATCAAAGTAATGTTGACTTTGTCGAGGCATTGAAATCAAAACAGATTCCATGCCAAATGATTTCAGGTGCAGGGGCTCATGATTATGCCTATTGGGACAAAGCGATTGAAACAGTGATTGCGAAATTTACAGAATAG
- a CDS encoding NAD(P)/FAD-dependent oxidoreductase, with translation MTQHHRVIIIGAGAAGIGIAVTLKQIQMEDVLVIEKDTIGHSFKHWPKSTRTITPSFTSNGFGMPDMNAISKDTSPAFTFNEEHVSGETYTEYLEIVADHFEIDIATNTKVSTVQLVDGIYEINTSQGDFTADYIFVATGDYAFPNQPFTVGLHYSEIEDFTTLKGQDYVVIGGNESGFDAAIQLAKNGARVEMYTTTTGFGDEDADPSVRLSPYTHQRLKEAVAAGHEIEMHVGHEVIDTREDEDGYHLLLANGETVVTPNIPIVATGFDVTQNPLVQQLFTLQDGEVKLTAQDESTRYPNVFLIGATVRHEAAILCYIYKFRARFAVLAEMVMKREGLSVDEAIIQSFKANNMYLEDYSCCEVDCSC, from the coding sequence ATGACCCAACATCATCGCGTCATCATTATTGGGGCAGGTGCAGCGGGAATCGGGATTGCAGTCACACTAAAACAGATACAAATGGAAGATGTACTTGTCATTGAAAAGGATACGATTGGACATTCCTTTAAACATTGGCCGAAGTCGACACGCACCATTACACCGTCATTTACATCAAATGGTTTCGGGATGCCTGATATGAATGCGATTTCTAAAGATACATCACCGGCGTTTACATTTAATGAAGAACACGTGTCAGGTGAGACTTACACAGAATACCTTGAAATTGTCGCCGACCATTTTGAGATTGATATTGCGACAAATACAAAGGTCAGCACTGTCCAATTAGTGGACGGGATTTATGAAATTAACACAAGCCAAGGGGATTTTACAGCAGATTACATTTTTGTAGCAACCGGGGATTATGCTTTCCCGAATCAACCGTTTACCGTCGGTCTCCACTATAGTGAAATCGAGGACTTTACAACATTGAAGGGACAAGATTACGTCGTTATTGGCGGCAATGAAAGTGGCTTTGATGCGGCGATACAACTGGCTAAAAATGGCGCTCGTGTGGAAATGTATACGACTACAACTGGTTTTGGTGATGAAGATGCAGATCCGAGCGTACGTTTGTCTCCGTATACCCATCAACGATTAAAAGAAGCGGTTGCAGCGGGGCATGAAATCGAAATGCACGTTGGCCATGAAGTGATTGATACCCGTGAAGATGAAGATGGCTATCATCTTTTATTAGCGAATGGCGAAACTGTCGTGACACCGAATATTCCTATCGTGGCGACAGGTTTTGATGTCACTCAGAATCCGCTTGTGCAACAACTGTTTACGTTACAAGACGGCGAAGTAAAACTCACGGCGCAAGATGAGTCGACCCGTTACCCGAACGTCTTCCTCATCGGGGCAACTGTGCGTCATGAAGCCGCTATTTTGTGCTACATTTACAAATTTAGAGCGCGCTTTGCGGTACTTGCGGAAATGGTAATGAAACGTGAAGGTCTGTCTGTGGATGAGGCGATCATTCAATCGTTTAAGGCGAACAACATGTACTTAGAGGATTATTCATGTTGTGAAGTGGACTGTTCATGTTAG
- a CDS encoding nucleoside recognition domain-containing protein yields MLEVTFNVHTGACSPIPEETHELRLTHLQRLTHAEQLRLRRYIIKHRLDVGIHVPLTSTPAQTRQIIDVLEQFVKENRQHAPRGYEGLIGWSLIALMFAVPIYLAYHLSGYLEAHIFEPLLTWLSALPNIQQPWLQQILFGDYGILSLGTYSFVWALPVVILMSISTAVLEHSGLKAYVMNAIEPSMRRIGLNGMDIVPLLEGFGCNAAAVTQAAHQCSACTKARCVSLIGFGTSCSYQIGATLSIFNTAHMSWLFVPYLCMVFIGGVIHNRIWYPPQNGGLSTPMPPYQGMHWPWSRAFIKQIGATIQMFIVQAMPIFIGICFIVSLLSFTPILEMLAKAFAPLLRWVQLPTDLATGIFFSMIRKDGMLLFNTNHGALIQSLSPIQLLMVVFLASTITACSVTMTMMVRHFGSKIASQMIAKQMLTSIGCVVILFIGLQVWQFIISHL; encoded by the coding sequence ATGTTAGAGGTGACGTTTAATGTGCATACAGGCGCATGTTCACCTATTCCAGAGGAAACACACGAACTCCGACTAACACATCTCCAGCGATTGACACATGCGGAACAACTACGTTTACGACGCTATATTATCAAACACCGTTTAGACGTCGGCATCCACGTCCCTTTGACTTCTACACCCGCACAAACGCGTCAGATAATAGACGTGCTGGAACAATTTGTGAAAGAGAACCGACAACACGCACCACGAGGGTATGAAGGACTCATCGGATGGAGTCTTATTGCCTTGATGTTTGCGGTTCCGATTTATTTAGCCTATCATTTATCAGGCTATTTAGAAGCGCATATTTTTGAACCGCTTCTCACATGGTTAAGCGCCCTCCCAAATATTCAACAACCGTGGCTCCAACAAATATTATTCGGAGATTACGGGATATTGTCGTTAGGGACTTATTCATTTGTATGGGCCTTACCGGTCGTGATTTTGATGAGTATTTCAACGGCGGTGTTAGAACATTCAGGTTTAAAAGCCTACGTGATGAATGCCATTGAACCGTCCATGAGACGGATTGGATTAAATGGGATGGATATTGTTCCATTGTTAGAAGGATTTGGTTGTAACGCAGCAGCGGTAACGCAAGCTGCTCATCAGTGTAGCGCATGTACGAAAGCACGTTGTGTCAGTTTAATCGGTTTTGGCACGTCTTGTAGTTATCAAATCGGAGCGACGTTATCCATTTTTAACACAGCACACATGTCATGGCTCTTCGTCCCGTATTTATGCATGGTCTTTATTGGAGGTGTTATACATAACCGTATATGGTACCCTCCACAAAACGGTGGCCTGTCGACTCCGATGCCTCCGTATCAAGGGATGCATTGGCCATGGTCCCGAGCGTTTATAAAACAAATCGGAGCGACCATTCAAATGTTTATCGTACAGGCCATGCCAATTTTCATCGGGATTTGTTTTATTGTGAGCCTTTTATCGTTTACACCAATCTTAGAGATGTTGGCCAAAGCCTTTGCGCCTCTGTTACGGTGGGTACAATTACCGACGGATTTGGCGACAGGTATCTTTTTCTCAATGATTCGTAAAGATGGCATGTTGCTTTTTAATACGAATCACGGCGCACTCATACAAAGTCTCTCGCCTATACAATTATTGATGGTCGTATTTTTAGCTTCGACAATCACCGCATGTTCTGTGACGATGACCATGATGGTGCGGCATTTTGGTAGTAAAATCGCTAGCCAAATGATTGCGAAACAAATGTTGACCTCCATCGGCTGTGTCGTCATTTTATTTATAGGTCTACAAGTCTGGCAATTTATTATTTCCCATTTATAA
- a CDS encoding Crp/Fnr family transcriptional regulator produces the protein MNTHYKTHDAKALNVAIQTFAHYIHASPTQLQIFVEDFVLRHFDKNQVVYYDTTEMTHLKFLVNGIVLREAFMENGAHYKWLNKAQHCFPLSQALRIPSVDETCTALTECDILSIPLYLIEKISKHDTEVLSRLYALLVKSKDQHIQHNMILNCKNAREKVIHLIQLLCKYVGQNTEAYYEISSAITIQLLADLIGMSRETVSHIMHHLILENFIFKDKNAWIVSKQLFQTLPS, from the coding sequence ATGAATACGCATTACAAAACACACGACGCAAAAGCGTTAAACGTTGCAATCCAGACATTTGCGCATTACATCCATGCTTCACCGACACAATTACAAATATTTGTAGAGGACTTTGTTTTGCGTCATTTTGATAAAAACCAAGTGGTCTACTACGATACGACAGAAATGACCCATTTGAAATTTTTGGTCAATGGTATTGTCCTCCGTGAAGCCTTTATGGAAAACGGCGCCCACTACAAATGGTTAAATAAAGCGCAACATTGTTTTCCTCTCAGCCAAGCGTTACGTATTCCATCCGTCGATGAAACATGTACAGCTTTAACGGAATGTGACATTTTAAGTATTCCACTGTATTTGATTGAAAAAATTTCAAAACACGATACAGAAGTCCTCTCGCGTCTTTACGCTTTGTTAGTGAAGAGCAAGGATCAACATATTCAACATAATATGATTTTAAATTGTAAAAACGCACGTGAAAAAGTCATTCACCTCATACAATTGCTATGCAAGTACGTCGGTCAAAATACAGAGGCGTATTACGAAATCTCGAGTGCGATTACGATACAATTGCTTGCAGACTTGATTGGCATGTCGAGAGAAACTGTGAGTCATATTATGCATCATTTAATATTGGAGAACTTTATTTTTAAAGATAAAAACGCTTGGATCGTAAGTAAACAGCTCTTTCAAACCTTACCTTCCTAG
- the arcC gene encoding carbamate kinase, translating to MAKTMVIALGGNAIQTKEATANSQQAAIRQTLEKFKPLFQSDTSIVMSHGNGPQIGNVLIQQAEANSSQTPAMPLDVCGAMTQGMIGYWLETETNRVLKKINSHKQVGTVITRVEVDPDDPRLSHPTKPIGPFYTKEDAQRLQEKEPNSTYKEDAGRGFRKVVPSPLPVSILEHEMIKTLLEQDNIVIACGGGGIPVIRQSDTFEGIEAVIDKDFASEKLAELIEADTLMILTAVPNVFVNFNTPKQQALTDVDVATLKTYVDEGQFSEGSMLPKIEAAMNFIGHHPHREVIITDLDNAFDALEKGTGTHIHL from the coding sequence ATGGCTAAAACAATGGTCATCGCGTTAGGTGGCAACGCGATTCAAACGAAAGAAGCAACAGCAAATAGTCAACAAGCGGCGATTCGACAAACACTCGAAAAATTCAAACCTTTATTTCAATCTGACACGTCGATTGTGATGTCTCATGGGAATGGCCCACAAATTGGCAATGTTCTAATTCAACAAGCCGAAGCCAACAGCAGTCAAACCCCTGCAATGCCACTTGATGTCTGTGGTGCGATGACGCAAGGGATGATTGGCTATTGGCTCGAAACAGAAACGAACCGAGTGCTCAAAAAAATTAACAGTCACAAACAAGTCGGGACAGTCATCACGCGTGTAGAAGTCGATCCAGATGACCCACGCTTGTCACATCCGACAAAACCGATTGGCCCTTTCTATACCAAAGAAGACGCCCAACGCTTACAAGAAAAAGAGCCCAACAGTACGTACAAAGAAGATGCCGGACGGGGCTTTCGAAAAGTCGTGCCCTCTCCGCTTCCAGTGTCTATTTTGGAACACGAAATGATTAAAACCCTTCTAGAACAAGACAATATCGTCATTGCTTGTGGGGGCGGTGGCATTCCTGTCATTCGCCAAAGTGACACCTTTGAAGGGATTGAAGCGGTCATTGACAAAGACTTTGCGAGTGAAAAGTTGGCTGAATTGATTGAAGCTGATACGTTAATGATATTAACGGCCGTTCCAAATGTATTTGTGAACTTTAATACTCCTAAACAACAAGCATTGACTGACGTAGATGTCGCTACATTAAAAACCTACGTTGATGAAGGCCAATTCTCAGAAGGGTCGATGTTGCCAAAAATTGAAGCAGCGATGAATTTTATCGGTCATCACCCTCACCGAGAAGTGATTATTACAGATTTAGACAACGCATTTGACGCACTTGAAAAAGGGACGGGCACACACATTCATTTATAA
- the arcD gene encoding arginine-ornithine antiporter → MENGHPQKLNKSSLIGLVIGSMIGGGAFNIISDMGSQAGGLALIIGWVITAIGMIALAFVFQSLTNARPDLDGGIYSYAQAGFGDFIGFCSAWGYWFAAFLGNVAYATLLMSAVGNFFPIFQNGNTLPSIIVASILLWGVHFLILKGVETAAFINSIVTVAKLIPIFLVIVCMIVVFNFDTFMAGFSGTASDAITWPAILSQVKGIMLVTVWIFTGIEGAVVFSSRAKSKKDVGTATVIGLTSVLIIYFLMTVLAQGVIQQNHLADLGHPSMAHVLAHIVGDWGAVFVNIGLIISVLGAWLGWTLLAGELPYVVAKNDLFPKWFAKENRNGAPVNSLLITNILVQLFLISMLFTESAYQFAFSLASSAILIPYMFSAFYLVKYNIAQRETSMVRWITGGVASIYAIWLIYAAGLEYLLLTMILYIPGVIVFIKVQNNLNKKPKTVEWVIIGLILLFAIIGIVKLMTHSITVI, encoded by the coding sequence ATGGAGAATGGACACCCACAAAAATTAAATAAATCTTCACTCATAGGTCTTGTGATAGGTTCTATGATTGGAGGCGGTGCTTTTAATATCATCTCTGATATGGGAAGTCAGGCAGGTGGTCTTGCCTTAATTATAGGTTGGGTGATTACCGCGATTGGTATGATTGCGCTCGCCTTTGTCTTTCAAAGTTTAACAAATGCGCGTCCTGATTTAGATGGAGGGATATATAGTTATGCTCAGGCAGGATTTGGTGATTTTATCGGATTCTGTAGTGCATGGGGTTACTGGTTTGCAGCCTTTTTAGGCAACGTGGCATATGCGACATTGCTCATGTCTGCAGTCGGTAATTTCTTCCCTATTTTTCAAAATGGGAACACCTTGCCAAGCATTATTGTCGCTTCTATTTTGTTATGGGGCGTACATTTCTTAATTTTAAAAGGTGTAGAGACAGCTGCATTTATTAATAGTATCGTCACAGTGGCTAAATTGATTCCTATCTTTCTAGTCATTGTGTGTATGATTGTCGTCTTTAACTTTGATACATTTATGGCAGGTTTTAGCGGAACCGCTTCTGATGCGATCACATGGCCTGCGATTCTATCGCAAGTCAAAGGCATTATGTTAGTAACGGTATGGATTTTCACAGGGATTGAAGGTGCTGTTGTCTTTTCGAGCCGTGCAAAATCAAAAAAAGATGTCGGCACTGCAACCGTCATTGGTTTAACGTCCGTCCTCATCATTTACTTTTTAATGACTGTGCTTGCTCAAGGAGTCATCCAACAAAATCATCTTGCGGATTTAGGTCACCCCTCTATGGCACACGTTTTAGCCCATATCGTAGGTGATTGGGGAGCTGTTTTCGTCAATATTGGCTTAATCATTTCAGTTCTAGGTGCATGGCTCGGTTGGACGTTACTCGCAGGAGAACTCCCCTATGTCGTGGCTAAAAATGATTTGTTTCCAAAATGGTTCGCAAAAGAAAATCGCAACGGCGCACCCGTCAATTCGTTACTGATTACTAACATTTTAGTGCAATTATTTTTAATCAGTATGTTGTTTACAGAAAGTGCTTATCAATTTGCCTTTTCACTCGCCTCAAGTGCGATTTTAATCCCTTATATGTTCAGTGCTTTTTACCTCGTCAAATACAACATCGCCCAACGTGAAACATCGATGGTGAGATGGATTACTGGCGGTGTGGCGTCAATTTACGCGATATGGCTGATCTATGCAGCTGGACTAGAATATTTACTCTTAACGATGATTCTCTATATTCCAGGTGTCATCGTCTTTATCAAAGTACAAAACAATCTCAATAAAAAACCTAAAACGGTGGAATGGGTCATCATCGGTTTGATATTACTCTTCGCGATTATCGGTATCGTCAAACTCATGACGCACTCAATTACCGTCATTTAA